A single Cryptosporangium phraense DNA region contains:
- a CDS encoding ribose-phosphate diphosphokinase: MREIAVFSGSAHPGLAAAICEYLDTPLLPVRVDRFANDCLEVQLQGNCRERDVFLVQPLVRPVQEHLVELLMMIDAARGASAARTTVVLPHYAYARSDKKDTPRISIGGRLVADLLVAAGASRILTMTLHSPQVHGFFSVPVDHLHALRELAGYFAQYDLSNTTVVSPDLGNAKEAARFARRLGVPVAAGAKQRFADDRVSISSVIGDVAGRDIIVLDDEIAKGSTVLELLDRLRELGARSVRLACTHGLFAAGALKRLGDQPDVVEIVCTDTVPIPVSDRIEKLRVLSIAPALAEAMRRIHDGESVSALFDVPGTVD; this comes from the coding sequence GTGCGGGAGATCGCTGTCTTCAGCGGTAGTGCCCACCCCGGCCTCGCGGCCGCCATCTGCGAGTACCTCGACACCCCACTGCTGCCGGTCCGCGTCGACCGGTTCGCCAACGACTGTCTCGAAGTGCAGTTGCAGGGCAACTGCCGGGAACGCGACGTGTTCCTCGTCCAACCGCTGGTGCGGCCGGTGCAGGAGCACCTCGTCGAACTACTGATGATGATCGACGCCGCGCGCGGCGCGTCGGCGGCCCGCACCACGGTCGTCCTGCCGCACTACGCCTACGCGCGGTCCGACAAGAAGGACACCCCGCGGATCTCGATCGGCGGCCGGCTGGTCGCGGACCTGCTGGTCGCCGCGGGTGCGAGCCGGATCCTCACGATGACGCTCCACTCGCCCCAGGTGCACGGGTTCTTCAGCGTGCCGGTCGATCACCTCCATGCGCTGCGCGAGCTGGCCGGGTATTTCGCCCAGTACGACCTCTCGAACACCACCGTCGTGTCGCCCGACCTCGGCAACGCCAAGGAGGCGGCCCGGTTCGCCCGCCGGCTAGGCGTCCCGGTAGCGGCCGGCGCCAAGCAGCGGTTCGCCGACGATCGGGTGTCGATCAGCTCGGTGATCGGCGACGTCGCCGGGCGGGACATCATCGTGCTGGACGACGAGATCGCGAAGGGCAGCACGGTGCTCGAGCTGCTCGACCGGTTGCGTGAGTTGGGTGCGCGTTCGGTGCGGCTCGCGTGTACGCACGGGTTGTTCGCGGCCGGTGCGCTGAAGCGGCTCGGTGATCAGCCTGATGTCGTGGAGATCGTTTGCACCGATACGGTGCCGATTCCGGTGTCGGATCGGATCGAGAAGTTGAGGGTGCTGTCGATCGCGCCGGCGCTGGCCGAGGCGATGCGGCGGATTCATGATGGGGAGTCGGTTAGTGCGTTGTTCGATGTGCCTGGGACGGTGGACTGA
- a CDS encoding VOC family protein has translation MAIARFPSLVLDCADPGALATFYGTMLDWKVETSPGWAEIRAEYGQVISFQQVENYRPPQWPGQDVPQQMHLDVIVDDLDGGEAAVVALGATKHDHQPGETFRVFLDPAGHPFCLCVS, from the coding sequence ATGGCTATCGCACGCTTTCCGAGCCTGGTGCTCGACTGCGCCGATCCGGGCGCGCTCGCGACGTTCTACGGCACGATGCTCGACTGGAAGGTCGAGACGTCTCCCGGCTGGGCCGAGATTCGCGCCGAGTACGGGCAGGTCATCTCGTTCCAGCAGGTCGAGAACTACCGGCCGCCGCAGTGGCCGGGGCAGGACGTTCCTCAGCAGATGCACCTGGATGTGATCGTCGACGATCTCGACGGGGGCGAGGCGGCGGTAGTGGCGCTGGGTGCGACCAAACACGACCATCAGCCCGGCGAGACGTTCCGCGTCTTCCTCGACCCAGCCGGCCACCCGTTCTGCCTCTGCGTCAGCTGA
- a CDS encoding pyridoxamine 5'-phosphate oxidase family protein: MFRDDDLALLTRPLYAFLTVAPKADRWPAPRPVWFEVTDGGDLQMFSVQGAPKLARLREQPRASVVVASPTGEPERWVAAEGPVTLHDDGGLELATRLAGRYYGPLDADQQKLLDDWRETGVVRIVLRPEKVSRFAI; this comes from the coding sequence GTGTTCCGCGACGACGATCTGGCCCTGCTCACCCGTCCGCTCTACGCGTTCCTGACCGTGGCCCCGAAGGCGGACCGCTGGCCCGCGCCGCGTCCGGTGTGGTTCGAGGTCACCGACGGCGGCGACCTGCAGATGTTCTCGGTCCAGGGCGCGCCGAAGCTCGCCCGCCTCCGAGAGCAGCCCCGGGCGTCGGTCGTCGTCGCGTCGCCGACCGGGGAGCCGGAGCGCTGGGTCGCGGCCGAGGGCCCGGTCACGCTCCACGATGACGGCGGCCTCGAGCTGGCGACGCGCCTGGCCGGGCGCTACTACGGCCCGCTCGACGCCGACCAGCAGAAGCTCCTCGACGACTGGCGCGAGACCGGCGTCGTCCGGATCGTCCTGCGCCCGGAGAAGGTCAGCCGCTTCGCGATCTGA
- a CDS encoding SigE family RNA polymerase sigma factor, which produces MVDPREQAYREFAQGHLPGLHRLAYVLCQDWHRADDLVQGALLQLYVHWDKASAATDRAAYARTVLVRVFLNERRTSWSRRVVLVDSPPELAGASPEVEDSVTLRTALAALPPRQRAVLVLRFYTDLSVDQTADALSCSPGTVKSQTSKALATLRRALPESEHTNGRWS; this is translated from the coding sequence GTGGTCGACCCACGGGAACAGGCCTACCGCGAGTTCGCGCAGGGGCACCTGCCGGGCCTGCACCGGCTGGCGTACGTGCTGTGCCAGGACTGGCACCGCGCCGACGACCTGGTGCAGGGCGCGCTGCTCCAGCTCTACGTCCACTGGGACAAGGCGTCCGCCGCGACCGACCGGGCCGCCTACGCGCGGACCGTCCTCGTCCGGGTGTTCCTGAACGAGCGCCGGACCTCGTGGTCGCGAAGGGTCGTGCTCGTCGACTCGCCGCCGGAACTGGCCGGGGCTTCCCCGGAGGTCGAGGACTCGGTCACGCTGCGGACCGCGCTCGCCGCGCTGCCGCCGCGCCAGCGCGCGGTACTCGTCCTGCGGTTCTACACCGACCTGTCTGTCGACCAGACCGCCGACGCGCTGAGCTGCTCCCCCGGCACCGTGAAGAGCCAGACGTCCAAGGCCCTGGCGACCCTGCGCCGGGCCCTCCCGGAGAGCGAACACACGAATGGGCGGTGGAGCTGA
- the helR gene encoding RNA polymerase recycling motor ATPase HelR → MVSSPFALPAALAAKADPGLIADDEKHFAAIAESLEATIADLEARLDAERRAPGGIGQTALDRDLEVHRLTARLRTIRRYGLDLTLGRIVDESGPTYIGRLGLTDPNGHRLLVDWRTAAAEPFFGATHANPMGLVSRRRYRWTRGRISDYWDEVFTPDGLEGHAALDDQSAFIASLGTNRSAQMRDVLGTIQADQDAIIRAGSRGALVVDGGPGTGKTVVALHRTAYLLYSDPRLGSRRGGVLFVGPHHPYLAYVADVLPSLGEEDVQTCTLRDLLPEGASAAPEADAGTARLKASAKWVKAVDAAVRFYEEPPTAVTRIAGLSLTADDWREAFDAPGHGTPHNEAREAIWEELVEILVAKLDDEEKEDDLRKTLAHHRDLRSTLNRAWPLLDAADLVSDLWSVPAYLRRCAPWLSPDEVRTLQRTDAKAWTVEDLPILDAARQRLGDASAGRRDRQRRAALAAQRERMDQVVDDLARSDDEYGMGLVSMLRVEDFDDVLVDDSGLPVADPDALAGPFAHIVVDEAQELTDAEWQMLLLRCPSRSFTIVGDRAQARHGFAESWEERLRRIGLDRIELASLTINYRTPAEVMAEAEPVIRAALPDANVPTSIRSNGLPVVHGILSDRDAIVEAWLSSHTEGVACVIGDPTFEERPRVRSLTPELAKGLEFDLVVLVEPEKFETAVDRYVAMTRATQQLVILVGRSYDVEHDHG, encoded by the coding sequence ATCGTGAGTTCTCCTTTCGCCCTTCCCGCGGCCCTCGCCGCCAAAGCCGACCCGGGCCTGATCGCCGACGACGAGAAGCATTTCGCGGCGATCGCGGAGAGCCTCGAGGCGACGATCGCCGACCTCGAAGCGCGTCTGGACGCCGAACGCCGGGCGCCCGGCGGCATCGGACAGACCGCCCTGGACCGCGACCTGGAGGTGCACCGGCTCACCGCCCGCCTCCGCACGATCCGTCGCTACGGCCTCGACCTGACGCTCGGCCGCATCGTCGACGAGTCCGGGCCGACCTACATCGGGCGCCTCGGCCTGACCGACCCGAACGGCCACCGGCTTCTCGTCGACTGGCGCACGGCCGCCGCCGAACCGTTCTTCGGCGCGACCCACGCCAACCCGATGGGCCTGGTCAGCCGCCGTCGCTACCGCTGGACCCGGGGCCGGATCAGCGACTACTGGGACGAGGTCTTCACGCCCGACGGGCTCGAGGGGCACGCCGCCCTCGACGACCAGTCGGCGTTCATCGCCAGCCTCGGCACGAACCGGTCGGCCCAGATGCGTGACGTGCTCGGCACGATCCAGGCCGACCAGGACGCGATCATCCGGGCCGGCTCCCGCGGCGCGCTGGTCGTCGACGGCGGGCCCGGCACCGGCAAGACCGTCGTCGCGCTGCACCGCACCGCGTACCTGCTCTACTCCGATCCGCGGCTCGGCTCCCGGCGGGGCGGCGTCCTCTTCGTCGGACCGCACCACCCCTACCTCGCCTACGTCGCCGACGTCCTCCCGAGCCTCGGCGAGGAGGACGTCCAGACCTGCACGCTGCGTGACCTCCTGCCCGAGGGCGCGTCCGCCGCACCTGAAGCCGACGCCGGAACGGCGCGCCTCAAGGCGTCCGCCAAATGGGTGAAGGCCGTGGACGCGGCCGTGCGGTTCTACGAGGAACCACCTACGGCGGTGACGCGGATCGCGGGCCTGTCGCTGACCGCCGACGACTGGCGGGAAGCGTTCGACGCGCCGGGACACGGCACTCCGCACAACGAGGCCCGGGAGGCGATCTGGGAGGAACTCGTCGAGATCCTGGTGGCCAAGCTCGACGACGAGGAGAAGGAGGACGACCTCCGGAAGACGCTGGCCCACCACCGGGACCTGCGGTCGACGCTCAACCGGGCCTGGCCGCTGCTGGACGCGGCCGATCTCGTCAGTGATCTGTGGTCGGTGCCCGCGTACCTGCGGCGCTGCGCACCCTGGCTGAGCCCGGACGAGGTCCGCACCCTGCAGCGGACGGACGCGAAAGCCTGGACGGTGGAGGACCTGCCGATCCTGGACGCAGCCCGGCAGCGGCTCGGGGACGCGTCCGCGGGCCGGCGTGACCGGCAGCGGCGGGCCGCGCTGGCCGCCCAGCGCGAGCGCATGGACCAGGTCGTCGACGACCTGGCTCGGTCCGACGACGAGTACGGGATGGGCCTGGTCTCGATGCTGCGGGTCGAGGACTTCGACGACGTGCTGGTCGACGACAGCGGGCTGCCGGTCGCCGATCCGGACGCGCTGGCCGGCCCGTTCGCGCACATCGTCGTCGACGAGGCCCAGGAACTGACCGACGCGGAGTGGCAGATGCTGCTGCTGCGGTGCCCGTCGCGGAGCTTCACGATCGTCGGCGACCGGGCCCAGGCCCGGCACGGGTTCGCCGAGTCGTGGGAGGAGCGGCTGCGCCGGATCGGGCTCGACCGCATCGAGCTGGCGTCGCTGACGATCAACTACCGGACGCCGGCCGAGGTCATGGCCGAGGCCGAGCCGGTGATCCGGGCCGCGCTGCCCGACGCGAACGTGCCGACGTCGATCCGCAGCAACGGGTTGCCGGTGGTGCACGGAATTCTGTCGGACCGGGATGCGATCGTCGAGGCGTGGTTGAGCTCGCATACCGAGGGGGTCGCGTGTGTGATCGGGGATCCGACATTCGAGGAGCGGCCGCGGGTCCGTTCGCTGACGCCGGAGCTGGCCAAGGGGCTGGAGTTCGACCTGGTCGTGCTGGTCGAGCCGGAGAAATTCGAGACCGCGGTCGACCGGTACGTGGCCATGACCCGGGCGACGCAGCAGCTCGTGATCCTTGTCGGGCGTTCGTACGATGTGGAGCATGACCACGGTTGA
- a CDS encoding VOC family protein: MDWKIELIPVPVTDVDRAKAFYEKIGFHADHDHAVRPGLRFVQFTPPGSACSIVLGEGITEKTPGSQEIQVVVGDAEEARAQLIAAGVEASDVDPQPWGNFVYFRDPDGNSWALQAIGHR; this comes from the coding sequence ATGGACTGGAAGATCGAACTCATCCCCGTGCCGGTCACCGACGTCGACCGGGCCAAGGCCTTCTACGAGAAGATCGGTTTCCACGCCGATCACGATCACGCCGTGCGTCCCGGGCTGCGGTTCGTGCAGTTCACCCCGCCGGGGTCGGCGTGCTCGATCGTCCTCGGCGAGGGCATCACCGAGAAGACGCCCGGCAGCCAGGAGATCCAGGTCGTCGTCGGCGACGCCGAGGAGGCGCGGGCCCAGTTGATCGCGGCCGGCGTGGAGGCGAGCGACGTCGACCCGCAGCCCTGGGGCAACTTCGTCTACTTCCGCGATCCCGATGGCAACTCCTGGGCCCTGCAAGCGATCGGTCACCGATAG
- a CDS encoding MerR family transcriptional regulator, with translation MKDLYSIGELSVRTGLPVRTIRFYADVGVVPESGRTPAGYRRYDDGALARLELVCALRELGLDLATIRQVVERQVDLAGVAAAHAAAATAQIRLLQARRAVLSLIAARGTQPAEVSLLNRLARLSAAERERLLTTFIDETFGNVDANPDFVALMRASLPELPAEPTPQQLDDWVTLAELINDPEFRASARRAAEHQAANREEGLHGALTETVRATVERALADGVDPAAADAGPIVDEIVAAYTAEFGAVDSPAYRAALRTRVEIGGDPHAERYFQLVARISGTPEMPTLQPVVRWLTTALDAHPLTA, from the coding sequence GTGAAAGACCTGTACTCCATCGGTGAGCTGTCCGTGCGGACCGGTCTGCCGGTCCGCACGATCCGCTTCTATGCGGACGTCGGGGTGGTCCCGGAATCGGGCCGCACCCCGGCCGGGTACCGCCGTTACGACGACGGAGCGCTGGCCCGGCTCGAACTGGTCTGCGCGCTGCGTGAGCTGGGCCTCGACCTGGCGACGATCCGGCAGGTCGTGGAGCGACAGGTCGATCTCGCCGGCGTCGCGGCCGCCCACGCGGCCGCGGCGACAGCACAGATCCGGTTACTCCAGGCCCGTCGCGCGGTGCTCTCCCTGATCGCCGCGCGGGGCACCCAGCCCGCGGAGGTGTCCCTCTTGAACCGCCTCGCCCGTCTCTCCGCCGCCGAGCGGGAGCGCCTGCTGACCACGTTCATCGACGAGACGTTCGGCAACGTCGACGCCAACCCCGACTTCGTCGCGCTGATGCGGGCGTCGCTGCCGGAGTTGCCGGCCGAGCCGACCCCGCAGCAGCTCGACGACTGGGTCACGCTCGCCGAGCTGATCAACGACCCGGAGTTCCGGGCCAGCGCCCGGCGGGCCGCCGAGCACCAGGCGGCGAACCGCGAGGAGGGCCTGCACGGCGCGCTCACCGAGACCGTCCGCGCGACGGTCGAACGAGCCCTGGCCGACGGCGTCGACCCGGCCGCGGCCGACGCCGGGCCGATCGTCGACGAGATCGTCGCCGCATACACGGCCGAGTTCGGCGCGGTCGACTCGCCGGCCTACCGGGCCGCGCTGCGCACCCGGGTCGAGATCGGCGGCGACCCGCACGCCGAGCGGTATTTCCAGCTGGTCGCGCGGATCTCCGGGACACCGGAGATGCCGACCCTCCAACCGGTGGTCCGCTGGCTCACCACCGCGCTGGACGCCCACCCGCTCACGGCCTGA
- a CDS encoding acyl-CoA desaturase: protein MSTAVDEESGTPQRGPKSLLEGRRPIPAHFTVYLFVILPFLALLAAVPFAWGWGLSWVDVGLAVFFYVVTCLGTTVGYHRYFTHGSFKAKRPLRVALAVAGSMAVQGPVRHWVADHRRHHAFADKEGDPHSPWLFGTSPVALARGFWHAHLGWILDRSLTNQRRFAPDLIEDKDIRIVHRLFGPLTIVTLVLPAVLGGLITWSWFGALTAFFWAGLVRITLLHHVTWSVNSVCHMIGERPFAARDKATNFWPLAILSMGEAWHNLHHADPTQARHGVRRGEIDISARTIWLFERFGWAYDVRWPTEARLAKIRA, encoded by the coding sequence GTGTCCACTGCTGTTGACGAAGAATCCGGCACGCCGCAGCGCGGGCCGAAGAGCCTGCTCGAGGGCCGACGACCGATTCCCGCCCACTTCACCGTGTACCTGTTCGTCATCCTGCCGTTCCTGGCCCTGCTGGCCGCCGTCCCGTTCGCCTGGGGCTGGGGCCTGAGCTGGGTCGACGTCGGGCTGGCGGTGTTCTTCTACGTCGTGACCTGTCTGGGGACGACGGTGGGCTACCACCGCTATTTCACCCACGGGTCGTTCAAAGCGAAACGACCGCTGCGGGTGGCGCTCGCGGTGGCCGGAAGCATGGCCGTGCAGGGGCCGGTCCGGCACTGGGTGGCCGACCACCGCAGGCACCACGCCTTTGCCGACAAGGAGGGCGACCCGCACTCGCCCTGGCTGTTCGGCACCTCACCGGTCGCGCTGGCCCGGGGCTTCTGGCACGCCCACCTGGGCTGGATCCTCGACCGGTCGCTGACCAACCAGCGGCGCTTCGCGCCCGACCTGATCGAGGACAAGGACATCCGGATCGTGCACCGGCTGTTCGGCCCGCTGACGATCGTGACGCTGGTGCTGCCGGCCGTGCTGGGCGGGCTGATCACCTGGTCGTGGTTCGGGGCGCTGACCGCGTTCTTCTGGGCCGGGCTGGTCCGGATCACGTTGCTGCACCACGTCACCTGGTCGGTGAACTCGGTCTGCCACATGATCGGCGAGCGGCCGTTCGCGGCCCGCGACAAGGCGACGAACTTCTGGCCACTGGCCATCCTGAGCATGGGTGAGGCCTGGCACAACCTGCACCACGCCGACCCGACCCAGGCCCGGCACGGCGTCCGCCGCGGCGAGATCGACATCTCGGCCCGGACGATCTGGCTCTTCGAGCGCTTCGGCTGGGCTTACGACGTCCGCTGGCCGACCGAGGCCCGGCTCGCGAAGATCCGGGCTTGA
- a CDS encoding winged helix-turn-helix transcriptional regulator, with protein MSEYQHTCMIRGDNGQTLRAILDQICNKWTLLIVVTLDQGAVRFTDLHQQIPGISQRMLTLTLRNLERDGLVSRTAYPEAPPRVEYALTPTGQSLIPPALALAGWAIEHVPGIEASREAYRARIPR; from the coding sequence ATGTCGGAGTACCAGCACACCTGCATGATCCGCGGCGACAACGGCCAGACGCTGCGCGCGATCCTCGACCAGATCTGCAACAAATGGACGCTGCTGATCGTCGTCACGCTCGACCAGGGCGCGGTGCGCTTCACCGACCTGCACCAGCAGATCCCGGGCATCTCCCAGCGCATGCTCACGCTGACGCTCCGGAACCTCGAACGCGACGGGCTGGTCTCGCGCACCGCCTACCCGGAAGCCCCACCCCGGGTCGAATACGCCCTCACTCCCACCGGCCAGAGCCTCATCCCTCCCGCCCTCGCGCTGGCCGGTTGGGCGATCGAGCACGTCCCCGGCATCGAGGCCAGCCGCGAGGCCTACCGGGCCCGAATCCCGAGGTAG
- a CDS encoding DoxX family protein, with protein MEIAYWIVAGLLAVFYLYAGGQKVLRSQDQLRPMMGWVDQVGMPLTRTIGVLEVLGAIGLILPPLTGIAAWLAVAAAIGLVLVQAGGIVTHLLRGEVKVIGLNVVLLALAAVAAWLATSVV; from the coding sequence ATGGAAATCGCCTACTGGATCGTCGCCGGCCTGCTCGCGGTCTTCTACCTGTACGCGGGCGGGCAGAAGGTGCTCCGGAGCCAGGATCAGCTGCGGCCGATGATGGGGTGGGTCGACCAGGTCGGGATGCCGCTGACGCGGACGATCGGTGTGCTGGAGGTGCTCGGCGCGATCGGGCTGATCCTGCCGCCGCTGACCGGGATCGCCGCCTGGCTCGCGGTGGCGGCGGCGATCGGCCTGGTGCTGGTGCAGGCCGGGGGGATCGTCACGCACTTACTGCGCGGCGAGGTGAAGGTGATCGGGCTGAACGTGGTGCTGCTGGCCTTGGCCGCGGTGGCCGCCTGGCTGGCCACGTCGGTCGTCTGA
- a CDS encoding SDR family oxidoreductase encodes MNTTALVTGANKGIGYEIAAGLGALGWSVGVGARDDARREAAVEKLRAAGVDAFGVPLDVTDDASVAAAAALLEERGGLDVLVNNAGITGGFGQEPTKADPAVIRTVVETNIIGVVRVTDALLPLLRRSAKPRIVNMSSSVGSLTRQTADQGDTGPLSMAYAPSKTFLNGITVQYAKALKDTNILINLGCPGFVATDLNGFRGVRTPEQGAAIAIRLATLPDDGPTGGYFEDAGPIPW; translated from the coding sequence ATGAACACCACGGCGCTGGTCACCGGCGCGAACAAGGGCATCGGGTACGAGATCGCGGCCGGGCTGGGCGCGCTCGGCTGGAGCGTCGGCGTCGGCGCCCGGGACGACGCGCGTCGCGAGGCCGCGGTCGAGAAGCTGCGGGCAGCCGGCGTCGACGCGTTCGGCGTCCCGCTCGACGTCACCGACGACGCGAGCGTCGCGGCGGCGGCCGCGCTGCTGGAGGAGCGCGGCGGACTGGACGTGCTGGTCAACAACGCGGGGATCACCGGTGGCTTCGGCCAGGAGCCGACGAAGGCCGACCCGGCGGTGATCCGGACCGTCGTGGAGACCAACATCATCGGCGTCGTGCGGGTCACCGACGCGCTGCTGCCGCTGCTGCGCCGCTCGGCGAAGCCGAGGATCGTGAACATGTCGAGCAGCGTCGGGTCGCTGACCCGGCAGACCGCCGACCAGGGCGACACCGGCCCGCTGAGCATGGCCTACGCGCCGTCGAAGACGTTCCTCAACGGGATCACGGTCCAGTACGCGAAGGCGCTGAAGGACACGAACATCCTGATCAATCTCGGCTGCCCGGGCTTCGTCGCGACCGACCTCAACGGTTTCCGCGGTGTCCGGACGCCCGAGCAGGGCGCGGCGATCGCGATCCGGCTCGCGACGCTCCCGGACGACGGCCCGACCGGCGGCTACTTCGAGGACGCCGGCCCGATTCCCTGGTGA
- a CDS encoding LysR family transcriptional regulator, which yields METRELRYFVAVAEELHFGRAAERLGIAQPPLSRTIQQLERRLGVPLFERTSRAVALTEAGAVLLREGLAALDAVAAAERRTRRAAPGSPAVVLASKAGASSELLAKLLDAYAAEPGAVTVDVQLCGIGEQEAYLRDGRADVALLHRPFDNTAGFDYEELRTEGQVVLVPSGHPAATRPSMTLAEAGALPGLPSARWPLRDGTYPAGPGPEVHEHLQMVQLIELGRASAVIPESARLHLRDGLAAVPVVDAPPVTTVIAWPPHSRSQAVAALVRAATRL from the coding sequence ATGGAGACGCGCGAGCTGCGGTATTTCGTCGCGGTGGCCGAGGAACTGCACTTCGGGCGGGCGGCGGAACGACTCGGGATCGCCCAGCCGCCGCTGTCGCGGACGATCCAGCAGCTCGAGCGGCGTCTCGGGGTGCCGCTGTTCGAGCGCACCAGCCGGGCCGTGGCGCTGACCGAGGCCGGGGCCGTGCTGCTGCGCGAGGGGCTGGCCGCCCTCGACGCGGTGGCCGCGGCCGAGCGCCGGACCCGCCGGGCCGCCCCCGGCTCGCCCGCCGTCGTGCTCGCGTCGAAGGCCGGGGCGTCCAGCGAGCTGCTGGCCAAACTCCTCGACGCGTACGCCGCCGAGCCCGGCGCGGTGACCGTCGACGTGCAGTTGTGCGGGATCGGCGAGCAGGAGGCGTACCTGCGCGACGGCCGGGCCGACGTCGCGCTGCTGCACCGTCCGTTCGACAACACGGCCGGGTTCGACTACGAGGAGCTGCGGACCGAGGGGCAGGTCGTGCTGGTCCCGTCGGGTCACCCGGCCGCGACCCGGCCGTCGATGACCCTGGCCGAGGCCGGCGCGCTGCCCGGCCTGCCGTCGGCCCGCTGGCCGCTGCGCGACGGGACCTACCCGGCCGGCCCCGGCCCCGAGGTGCACGAGCACCTGCAGATGGTGCAGCTGATCGAGCTCGGCCGGGCCTCGGCGGTGATCCCGGAGTCGGCCCGCCTGCACCTGCGCGACGGCCTGGCGGCGGTGCCGGTGGTGGACGCTCCGCCGGTCACGACCGTGATCGCGTGGCCGCCGCACAGCCGCTCCCAGGCCGTGGCCGCCCTGGTGCGAGCCGCTACCCGGCTGTGA